From Echinicola jeungdonensis, the proteins below share one genomic window:
- a CDS encoding homogentisate 1,2-dioxygenase, which translates to MAFYHRLGEIPPKRHTQFRQPDGSLYKEELVSSKGFSGIYSNLYHKKNPNRVTQIGDPRPYHWENAQEYGLRQTHLKTSQVTHTGKDYLLSRKILLQNQDVMMGICAPEERHMDYYFKNADGDEVIFVHEGEGQLVSQFGILPVKKWDYIVIPRTTIYRFEWKKGPLKLLVIESHSPVETVKRYRNEAGQLMEHSPYCERDIRPPEYLHMEDNPGEYRVQIKKWGQLFQYHYEHSPLDLVGWDGYLYPYALSIKDFEPITGRIHQPPPVHQTFQADGFVICSFVPRLFDYHPQSIPTPYNHSNIDSDEVLYYVDGEFMSRKGIDIGSFTLHMGGLPHGPHPGAVEKSLGATKTEETAVMLDTFRPFQLTKNALEYVDKNYPMSWTE; encoded by the coding sequence ATGGCTTTTTACCATCGATTAGGGGAAATTCCCCCCAAAAGACATACGCAATTCAGGCAGCCAGATGGAAGCCTTTATAAAGAGGAACTGGTAAGCTCCAAAGGCTTTTCAGGCATTTACAGTAATCTTTACCATAAGAAAAACCCCAATCGCGTAACCCAAATTGGTGATCCCCGGCCTTATCATTGGGAAAATGCCCAGGAATACGGGCTTCGGCAAACCCACCTTAAAACCTCCCAGGTCACCCATACGGGCAAAGATTACCTCCTGTCCAGAAAGATTTTGCTTCAAAATCAGGATGTCATGATGGGAATTTGTGCTCCGGAAGAACGACATATGGATTATTATTTCAAAAATGCAGATGGGGATGAAGTCATATTTGTCCATGAGGGGGAAGGACAGTTGGTCTCCCAGTTTGGCATTCTTCCAGTAAAAAAATGGGATTATATTGTCATCCCCCGTACCACCATTTACCGCTTTGAATGGAAAAAAGGCCCCTTGAAATTATTGGTCATTGAATCCCACAGTCCGGTAGAAACGGTCAAAAGGTACCGCAATGAGGCAGGTCAATTAATGGAACATTCCCCTTATTGTGAAAGGGATATCCGCCCCCCAGAATACCTGCATATGGAAGACAACCCAGGGGAATATCGGGTCCAGATCAAAAAATGGGGCCAGCTTTTTCAATACCACTATGAACACAGCCCATTGGATTTGGTAGGTTGGGATGGGTATTTATACCCTTATGCTCTTTCCATCAAAGATTTCGAACCTATTACAGGCCGAATTCATCAACCCCCTCCTGTTCATCAAACCTTTCAGGCAGATGGTTTTGTCATTTGCTCTTTTGTTCCCCGGTTATTTGACTACCACCCACAGTCCATACCGACCCCTTATAATCACTCCAATATTGACTCGGATGAAGTGCTGTATTATGTAGACGGGGAATTTATGAGCAGAAAAGGAATTGATATAGGATCTTTTACCCTCCATATGGGAGGCCTCCCACATGGACCACATCCCGGTGCTGTAGAAAAAAGCCTTGGAGCCACCAAAACAGAGGAAACCGCGGTAATGCTGGACACATTCAGACCATTCCAATTGACCAAAAATGCCCTTGAATACGTTGATAAAAACTACCCCATGAGTTGGACGGAGTAG
- a CDS encoding RsmB/NOP family class I SAM-dependent RNA methyltransferase — MRLHSNTVYGVVHAIEEIFNEKQFADKVIERTLKSNPKWGSRDRGFIAESVYEMVRWWRLIKEISPSEDIFHLFGTYWLMQGNELPPWREFKGIDPEAIKRNYEKTYDRATLQSIPDWLDEMGSELLGKKWDKEIDTLNEQAQVVIRANTLKTTREDLMNRLKEDEIETFAPKGYKDALVLAKRQNIFRHPAFKEGWFEVQDASSQLVAQALDAEPGMRVIDACAGAGGKSLHLAALMQNKGKILSMDLEGWKLKNTKLRARRNGISIIETRVIEGNKTIKRLSNSADRLLLDVPCSGLGVLKRNPDTKWKLSPESIAEVREVQQDILQKYSNMLKPGGLMVYATCSILPSENQFQVEAFLKSEKGKEFELLEEQKVLAHESGYDGFYIAKLKRSETSS, encoded by the coding sequence ATGAGGCTTCATTCCAATACAGTTTACGGCGTAGTACATGCCATTGAAGAAATTTTTAATGAAAAGCAATTTGCCGATAAGGTAATCGAACGAACCCTTAAGTCCAATCCCAAATGGGGATCAAGAGACCGGGGATTTATTGCAGAATCAGTTTATGAAATGGTTCGATGGTGGCGGTTGATAAAAGAAATCAGCCCTTCTGAGGATATTTTTCACCTCTTTGGCACCTATTGGTTGATGCAGGGTAATGAACTTCCCCCTTGGCGTGAATTTAAAGGCATTGACCCCGAAGCCATCAAAAGGAATTACGAAAAAACCTATGACCGGGCCACTTTACAATCCATCCCCGATTGGTTGGATGAAATGGGATCTGAATTATTAGGCAAAAAATGGGACAAGGAAATTGACACCCTCAATGAACAAGCTCAAGTGGTGATCCGTGCCAATACCCTAAAAACTACCCGGGAAGATTTAATGAACCGCCTCAAGGAAGACGAAATAGAAACCTTTGCACCCAAAGGCTACAAAGATGCTTTAGTGCTGGCCAAAAGGCAAAATATATTCCGGCACCCAGCCTTTAAAGAAGGATGGTTTGAGGTGCAGGATGCTTCTTCGCAGTTGGTTGCTCAAGCTCTGGATGCTGAACCCGGTATGCGGGTAATTGATGCCTGTGCCGGTGCGGGAGGGAAATCCCTTCACCTTGCTGCATTGATGCAAAACAAAGGAAAAATCTTATCCATGGATCTGGAAGGATGGAAGCTCAAAAACACCAAGTTAAGGGCCCGGAGAAATGGCATTAGTATCATCGAAACCCGGGTCATTGAGGGGAATAAAACCATAAAAAGGCTTAGCAATAGTGCAGACCGTTTATTACTGGATGTCCCCTGTTCCGGCTTGGGGGTATTAAAAAGAAACCCCGATACTAAATGGAAGTTAAGCCCTGAATCCATTGCGGAGGTAAGGGAGGTCCAACAAGACATCCTCCAAAAATACAGCAATATGTTAAAACCAGGAGGCTTAATGGTTTATGCCACCTGCAGCATTTTACCCTCTGAAAATCAATTTCAGGTTGAAGCCTTTTTGAAAAGTGAAAAAGGCAAGGAATTCGAACTCTTGGAAGAGCAGAAAGTTCTGGCACATGAAAGTGGTTACGATGGATTTTATATTGCCAAATTAAAAAGATCCGAAACTTCCTCATGA
- the guaB gene encoding IMP dehydrogenase, with product MNLNTDKFLFEALTYDDVLLVPGYSEVLPRDTNTSTQLTKKIRLNIPLVSAAMDTVTEAELAIAIALEGGLGFIHKNMPIEKQAAQVKKVKRSQSGMILDPIVLENDAKVKDAEAIMREFSIGGIPVVDEKRNLKGIITNRDLRFIKDQNKPIKDIMTSEDLITAKAGITLEEAEEILQEYKIEKLPIIDENSKLTGLITYKDILKRRDKPNACKDEYGRLRVGAAVGVTADIQDRVQALVNAGVDVVSIDTAHGHSKGVIETCKKIKELFPDLEVIVGNIATPEGALALAEAGADAVKVGVGPGSICTTRVIAGVGLPQLSAVFECAKALKGTNVPLIADGGIRYSGDLVKAIAAGASSIMIGSLLAGTEEAPGEMIIYQGRKFKTYRGMGSLEAMESGSKDRYFQDAEDNIKKLVPEGIVGRVPFKGLVAEVLYQMVGGLQAGMGYCGTKTVVDLQENGKFVKITAAGVYESHPHDISVTREAPNYSAKM from the coding sequence ATGAATCTAAACACGGATAAATTCCTCTTTGAAGCACTCACTTACGATGATGTGCTATTGGTACCGGGATACTCAGAAGTATTACCGCGCGACACCAACACTTCCACACAGCTTACTAAAAAAATCAGGTTAAACATTCCTCTGGTTTCCGCCGCCATGGATACAGTTACCGAGGCGGAATTGGCCATTGCAATTGCCCTGGAAGGCGGCTTGGGCTTTATTCATAAGAATATGCCCATCGAAAAACAGGCTGCCCAGGTAAAAAAGGTAAAACGATCTCAAAGCGGCATGATCCTGGATCCTATTGTCCTGGAAAATGACGCCAAGGTAAAAGATGCAGAAGCCATAATGAGGGAATTCAGCATTGGCGGAATTCCTGTGGTGGATGAAAAAAGAAACCTTAAAGGCATCATCACCAACCGGGATTTGAGGTTTATCAAGGACCAAAACAAGCCCATCAAGGATATCATGACCTCTGAGGATCTGATCACTGCCAAAGCAGGAATTACCCTCGAGGAAGCCGAAGAGATTTTGCAGGAGTATAAAATCGAAAAACTCCCCATAATAGATGAAAACAGCAAGCTTACCGGCTTGATCACCTATAAAGATATCCTGAAAAGGAGGGACAAACCCAATGCCTGCAAGGATGAATATGGCAGGCTAAGAGTGGGTGCCGCTGTAGGGGTAACTGCAGACATTCAAGACAGGGTGCAAGCCTTGGTGAATGCCGGGGTGGATGTAGTATCTATCGATACAGCTCATGGACATTCCAAAGGTGTGATCGAAACCTGTAAAAAGATCAAAGAACTGTTTCCTGACCTGGAAGTGATTGTTGGCAATATTGCCACACCCGAAGGAGCCCTAGCACTTGCAGAAGCAGGAGCAGATGCGGTTAAGGTAGGGGTAGGTCCGGGAAGTATCTGTACCACCAGGGTGATTGCCGGTGTAGGCCTTCCCCAGTTATCAGCAGTATTTGAATGTGCTAAAGCCCTGAAAGGGACTAATGTACCCCTTATCGCAGACGGAGGTATCCGATATTCCGGAGACCTGGTAAAAGCCATAGCTGCTGGAGCAAGTTCCATAATGATTGGTTCCCTGCTGGCAGGAACTGAGGAAGCCCCAGGAGAAATGATCATTTACCAAGGCCGAAAATTCAAGACTTACCGGGGAATGGGATCATTGGAAGCCATGGAATCAGGATCCAAAGACCGGTATTTCCAGGATGCAGAGGACAATATCAAAAAACTTGTACCGGAAGGCATTGTAGGCAGGGTACCTTTCAAAGGATTGGTAGCTGAAGTTCTTTACCAAATGGTAGGAGGCTTGCAGGCAGGTATGGGGTATTGTGGCACCAAAACCGTAGTAGACCTTCAAGAAAACGGCAAATTTGTTAAAATTACTGCGGCAGGTGTCTATGAATCTCACCCCCACGATATCAGCGTGACACGAGAAGCGCCTAATTATAGTGCAAAAATGTAA
- a CDS encoding FKBP-type peptidyl-prolyl cis-trans isomerase: protein MNKLRQIFWSILVVLVLGILASCESSNPFDRGPVYDFEGNLKQDSVKIAEFLETAEYDSLYRIHDETGVVVIVQEEGNASRPTGGNVVYLDYVGKLLDGTVFDTNIEAVAKENDLHEEGDEYRPFQFVVDSQTTGAAIRGFSIGIKKLRSGAKGVIIVPSPYAYQDSERGLIPANSVLVFEIDFLGMD, encoded by the coding sequence ATGAATAAATTAAGACAAATATTTTGGAGTATATTGGTTGTGCTGGTATTAGGGATATTGGCATCCTGCGAGAGCAGCAATCCATTTGATAGAGGGCCAGTGTATGATTTTGAGGGAAATCTAAAACAGGATAGTGTTAAGATTGCTGAATTCCTTGAAACTGCCGAATATGACAGCCTATACAGGATTCATGATGAAACAGGGGTCGTAGTAATCGTTCAGGAAGAGGGAAATGCTTCCAGGCCTACTGGTGGAAATGTGGTTTATTTGGATTATGTCGGTAAGCTGCTGGACGGTACTGTTTTTGATACCAATATTGAAGCTGTGGCCAAAGAAAATGACCTCCATGAAGAAGGGGATGAGTATCGCCCTTTCCAATTTGTGGTGGATAGCCAGACTACAGGTGCTGCAATCCGGGGATTTAGTATTGGTATAAAAAAATTGAGAAGTGGTGCAAAAGGGGTAATTATTGTTCCTTCCCCTTACGCTTATCAGGACTCTGAAAGAGGATTAATACCCGCTAATTCTGTGTTGGTGTTTGAAATTGATTTTCTGGGTATGGATTAA
- a CDS encoding FKBP-type peptidyl-prolyl cis-trans isomerase, which translates to MKKLKNKPFHRLLRLIIAVQCFGLLSSCLSEIETPEEIHQKELKKIEEYLDDHSIDRVSEYRDEKSSIIIFWESISESGINPEKGDSIKVDYTGSLLDETVFDTSNEEVAKEEGIYNSNRNYAPLHLKFLGDGQNDRLVSGFEFALSKMEKGDVAKVFIPSIWGYGSRDLGVIPPHSVLIFDVHLLEVKINEEDTNE; encoded by the coding sequence TTGAAAAAGCTGAAAAATAAACCTTTTCACCGGCTTTTAAGATTGATAATAGCAGTCCAATGTTTTGGGCTGCTTTCTTCTTGTCTTTCGGAAATAGAAACCCCGGAAGAAATTCATCAAAAGGAATTAAAAAAAATAGAAGAGTACCTGGATGATCATTCCATTGACAGGGTCAGTGAATATAGAGATGAGAAATCTAGTATTATTATATTTTGGGAATCAATTTCTGAAAGTGGAATAAATCCAGAAAAAGGAGATTCCATAAAAGTAGATTATACAGGATCCCTTTTGGATGAAACCGTATTTGATACTTCAAATGAAGAAGTGGCCAAGGAGGAGGGCATTTACAATTCAAATAGAAATTATGCTCCCTTACACTTGAAATTTCTCGGAGATGGGCAAAATGATAGGCTCGTATCTGGTTTTGAGTTTGCATTATCAAAGATGGAAAAAGGGGATGTGGCCAAAGTATTTATTCCTTCCATATGGGGATATGGGAGCAGGGACTTGGGAGTAATTCCACCCCATTCTGTTTTGATCTTCGATGTCCATCTTTTGGAAGTGAAAATTAATGAAGAAGATACCAATGAATAA
- a CDS encoding FKBP-type peptidyl-prolyl cis-trans isomerase, which produces MKNIKSLVLSAGVLVASVAMVACNKTKTTEDGTEYTYLNEGSEKPENGQFIIYNFTAKKNANDSIFLSSIENGAPAYMQYNDTIKNYDTTKVRPGVDEIFMGLKNGDSIQFTTTAAKVFGEMNVPPFLKQEENITLNIGVVDVLNEDEMKDFMAEVSEKQRMKREKEAEEQLAKDIKTIQDYMAEKDLNATKTESGLFYIIEKEGKGEEISEGDKVTVDYTGYVLDGTIFDTSLESIAKENEIFQENRNYEPFQVPVGKGRVIPGWDEGLQLLKNGAKAKLLIPSPLAYGPRQAGKVIKPNSVLVFDVEVKDVEKAEK; this is translated from the coding sequence ATGAAAAACATTAAAAGTTTAGTATTGTCCGCTGGGGTGCTGGTTGCATCCGTAGCGATGGTTGCGTGTAACAAGACCAAAACCACAGAAGACGGCACCGAATACACTTACCTTAATGAGGGAAGTGAGAAACCGGAAAATGGCCAGTTTATCATTTACAATTTTACTGCAAAGAAAAATGCCAATGATTCCATTTTCCTTTCCAGCATTGAAAATGGAGCCCCAGCCTATATGCAATATAATGATACCATAAAAAATTACGACACCACCAAAGTAAGACCAGGTGTGGACGAAATTTTTATGGGGCTTAAAAATGGGGACAGCATCCAGTTTACTACTACCGCTGCCAAAGTATTTGGAGAAATGAATGTGCCACCTTTCTTGAAACAAGAAGAAAATATCACCTTAAACATCGGAGTGGTAGATGTCTTGAATGAGGATGAGATGAAGGACTTTATGGCTGAGGTTTCCGAAAAACAACGTATGAAACGGGAAAAAGAAGCTGAAGAACAATTGGCCAAGGATATCAAAACCATTCAGGATTATATGGCTGAAAAGGATCTGAATGCCACTAAAACTGAATCCGGGCTTTTCTACATTATCGAGAAAGAAGGTAAAGGAGAAGAAATCAGTGAAGGAGACAAGGTAACTGTAGATTATACAGGGTACGTTTTGGACGGTACTATCTTTGATACCAGCCTTGAGTCGATTGCCAAAGAAAATGAAATTTTCCAAGAAAACAGAAACTATGAGCCTTTCCAAGTTCCTGTTGGTAAAGGAAGGGTCATCCCAGGTTGGGATGAAGGACTTCAGTTATTGAAAAATGGAGCCAAAGCAAAATTGTTGATTCCTTCTCCATTGGCCTATGGTCCAAGACAAGCCGGTAAGGTGATCAAACCAAACTCTGTTCTGGTATTTGACGTAGAAGTAAAAGACGTTGAAAAAGCTGAAAAATAA
- a CDS encoding DHH family phosphoesterase translates to MIALESFKKLLNSPKKIVITTHHKPDADALGSSLGMANYLVKKNHEVTVVTPSDYPSFLYWMKGNDEVLNFEEENHKKEIVKRVNQAEIIICLDFSCLSRINELGEMVRRSQAFKVNIDHHQDPEDFADFRYWSTQAAATCELVYDLIVKIGDKKLIDEDIAECLYSGIMTDTGGFKHPNTTKHVHLVTAELIGLGADNAKISRLIYDTNSVNRLKFIGFALSRRLVILNELNTAYFWISKKDLKKYDSQTGDTEGLVNYALSLDGIKIAALFTERKEAVKISFRSTEDIAVNKFAAKYFNGGGHKNAAGGKSDLTLKETLEKFEKLIKENQDRLLNQLELVNEKH, encoded by the coding sequence ATGATAGCATTAGAGTCATTTAAAAAACTTCTGAATTCACCAAAAAAAATAGTCATTACGACCCATCATAAACCTGATGCTGATGCATTGGGTTCCTCATTGGGGATGGCCAATTACCTGGTGAAGAAAAACCATGAAGTGACGGTGGTGACTCCTTCTGATTACCCTTCATTTCTTTATTGGATGAAAGGGAATGATGAGGTGTTGAATTTTGAGGAGGAAAACCACAAGAAAGAAATTGTCAAGCGTGTGAATCAGGCTGAAATCATCATTTGCCTTGATTTTTCTTGCCTGAGCAGGATCAATGAGCTTGGAGAAATGGTACGGAGGTCCCAGGCCTTTAAGGTTAATATTGACCATCACCAGGATCCTGAAGATTTTGCGGATTTCAGGTATTGGAGTACCCAAGCTGCTGCCACTTGCGAATTGGTTTATGACCTTATCGTAAAGATTGGGGATAAAAAACTAATCGATGAGGACATTGCTGAATGCCTTTATTCAGGGATTATGACGGATACCGGAGGTTTCAAACATCCGAATACAACAAAACATGTTCACCTAGTCACCGCGGAGCTGATCGGACTTGGGGCTGACAATGCCAAAATTTCCCGCCTAATATATGATACCAATTCGGTCAACAGGCTCAAATTTATTGGCTTCGCTCTAAGCAGAAGGTTGGTAATTCTCAATGAGCTGAATACAGCCTATTTTTGGATTAGCAAAAAGGACCTAAAAAAATATGATTCCCAAACAGGGGATACCGAAGGCCTGGTCAATTATGCCTTGTCCTTGGATGGAATCAAAATTGCAGCTTTATTTACCGAGCGAAAAGAAGCTGTGAAAATTTCTTTCCGTTCTACCGAGGATATAGCGGTAAATAAATTTGCCGCCAAATACTTTAATGGTGGGGGACATAAAAATGCCGCAGGAGGAAAGTCCGACCTTACCTTAAAAGAAACCCTTGAGAAGTTTGAAAAATTAATAAAAGAGAACCAAGATAGATTATTAAATCAACTAGAGTTAGTCAATGAAAAACATTAA
- a CDS encoding nucleoside-diphosphate kinase, whose amino-acid sequence MASNRTFTMIKPDAFGEGNSGAILKMIEEAGFKIVAIKATRLSAKLAGKFYAVHKERPFYNDLCNYMSSGPIIAAILEKDNAVEDFRKLIGATNPEEAAEGTIRKLYAKSIEANAVHGSDSDENAAIEGGFFFNQFEIQS is encoded by the coding sequence ATGGCAAGTAACAGAACATTTACGATGATCAAGCCTGATGCCTTTGGCGAAGGCAATTCAGGTGCGATCCTAAAAATGATTGAAGAAGCAGGTTTTAAAATTGTGGCCATCAAAGCCACCAGGTTATCTGCTAAATTGGCAGGTAAATTTTATGCCGTCCACAAGGAAAGGCCTTTTTATAATGACCTTTGCAACTACATGTCCTCCGGTCCTATAATTGCTGCCATTTTAGAAAAAGACAATGCAGTGGAAGATTTTAGAAAACTGATCGGTGCCACCAATCCTGAAGAAGCCGCTGAAGGAACTATCAGAAAGCTTTATGCTAAGTCTATTGAAGCCAATGCAGTTCATGGCTCCGACTCTGACGAAAATGCTGCTATTGAAGGGGGCTTCTTCTTCAACCAATTTGAAATCCAGTCATAA
- a CDS encoding lysylphosphatidylglycerol synthase transmembrane domain-containing protein: MRLDNKEIFKTLNPNKVWIPVLIGLGIVFLMFYTDPSIKKADLRSVFDASSLSICIAILVIFMRDAGYVFRIREITDKRLTWIRSIYVIILWEFASAVTPSIVGGTAVAVFILHKEGIKLGKSIAFVMLTAIMDNLFFVIGAPIVLFFAQGSIFPDSKVLELRLENSLQYIFWFSYSLYALYSMVMAAALFYRPRVFKWVLLKIFSIRWIKKWKYNAGEYGNQIMESSKELQGKSAKYWLLIISSTIFIWSSRYLMLNALISAYESLSLIDHVIVFARQIIMWIVMMISPTPGSSGTAEFFFAQFFNEFLTNYTFVTSILWRMFSYYPYLFLGAIFLPRWIRQVFFSKKREEA; encoded by the coding sequence ATGAGGTTAGATAATAAAGAGATTTTTAAAACACTCAATCCTAATAAAGTTTGGATTCCGGTGCTGATCGGCTTGGGGATTGTTTTTTTGATGTTTTATACTGACCCTTCCATCAAAAAGGCCGACTTGCGAAGTGTATTTGATGCTTCTTCCCTTTCCATATGCATTGCCATCCTGGTAATCTTTATGCGGGATGCTGGCTATGTTTTTCGAATAAGGGAGATTACAGACAAAAGACTTACTTGGATAAGATCCATTTATGTAATTATTTTATGGGAATTTGCCTCTGCGGTGACGCCTTCCATTGTGGGGGGCACGGCGGTAGCGGTCTTTATCTTACATAAAGAGGGGATCAAGCTGGGAAAATCCATTGCTTTTGTGATGTTGACTGCCATTATGGACAATTTGTTTTTTGTCATCGGAGCCCCAATAGTCCTGTTTTTTGCCCAAGGAAGTATTTTCCCGGACAGTAAAGTGCTGGAATTAAGACTAGAAAACAGCCTTCAATATATTTTCTGGTTTAGCTATTCACTGTACGCTTTGTACAGTATGGTTATGGCTGCGGCCCTGTTTTATAGGCCAAGGGTTTTCAAGTGGGTGTTGTTAAAAATATTTAGCATTCGCTGGATCAAGAAATGGAAATATAATGCCGGGGAATACGGCAACCAAATCATGGAATCTTCTAAGGAATTACAGGGCAAATCTGCCAAATATTGGCTCCTGATTATTTCTTCAACTATTTTTATTTGGTCTTCCCGCTATTTGATGCTGAATGCCTTGATTTCTGCATACGAATCACTCAGTTTGATAGACCATGTCATCGTCTTTGCCAGGCAGATCATCATGTGGATTGTCATGATGATATCCCCTACACCAGGGAGCAGTGGTACCGCAGAGTTTTTCTTTGCCCAGTTTTTCAACGAATTTTTGACCAATTACACCTTCGTGACTAGTATTTTGTGGAGGATGTTCTCTTATTATCCCTACTTGTTTTTAGGGGCCATCTTCTTGCCCAGGTGGATCAGACAGGTGTTCTTTTCAAAGAAAAGGGAAGAAGCATGA
- a CDS encoding segregation and condensation protein A: MSFEIKLPLFEGPFDLLLFFIERDELDIYDIPISKITLDFLDYIHRLEKMEIEVASEFILVAASLMKIKSKMLIPRPELDENGEEIDPREELIRHLLEYKKYKSVIGELSDLEENRLSKKKRGNIQEELKELSKTEDVEREIQDLDLYKILKVFQRVMAKYSSRTDDTKHTVVQYPYTIDQQKNFVLERIGLKRRMAFTDFIAYKPDKIFVIYTFLAILELLQLSQVTLKLGEGFNNFWVEKTEENPE, encoded by the coding sequence GTGAGTTTCGAAATCAAATTACCGCTTTTTGAAGGACCTTTCGATCTTTTGCTGTTCTTTATTGAGCGGGACGAATTGGATATTTATGATATTCCCATCTCCAAAATCACCCTTGATTTCCTTGATTACATACATCGGTTGGAAAAAATGGAGATTGAAGTGGCAAGTGAATTTATATTGGTGGCGGCTTCATTGATGAAAATAAAATCCAAAATGTTGATTCCCAGGCCGGAGTTGGATGAGAATGGGGAGGAAATTGACCCCCGGGAGGAGCTGATCAGACATTTACTGGAATATAAAAAGTACAAATCAGTGATCGGGGAGCTGTCCGATTTGGAGGAAAACCGGCTTTCTAAGAAAAAAAGAGGGAATATTCAGGAAGAACTGAAGGAGCTGAGCAAAACTGAAGATGTGGAGCGGGAAATCCAGGATTTGGACCTTTACAAAATTTTAAAGGTTTTTCAGCGTGTCATGGCCAAATATTCTTCAAGAACTGATGATACCAAACATACTGTTGTTCAGTATCCTTATACCATTGACCAGCAAAAAAACTTTGTTCTGGAGCGGATAGGTTTAAAACGTCGCATGGCGTTTACAGATTTTATTGCTTACAAGCCTGACAAAATATTTGTGATTTATACCTTCCTGGCCATTTTGGAGCTTTTGCAACTGTCCCAAGTTACCCTCAAACTGGGGGAGGGATTCAACAATTTTTGGGTAGAGAAGACTGAAGAAAATCCGGAATAG